The Paenibacillus amylolyticus genome contains the following window.
GTTTGGTTCGATCGCCGCTCCCTCGCGCCGCATCCCGAAAGTCCAGCTGCCGTTCAGCCAATAACTATTTACAACGCCGCAACTGTACGAGATGACTTGAGCTATCAGAACCGGAACACCGACCGCAGCAAGTATGGCAAATACCACCGCATCCAATGCCGTATTCGCAACACCCACAATGCCGAACTTGAAAAGCGTCACCAGACGTTTAGTCATGATGAGCAACTCGGGCTGTCAATCGGGATTGCGCTTGCTGGCCCTCGGCTTGAACCACATCTCTCACAATGTATAGCGGACGTGCCTTGGTCTCATCATAGATTCGGCCAACATACTCGCCCAGAATGCCCAGCATGATCAGAATGAATCCGTTAAACATCAACATGATGCTCACAATGGACGGCCATCCTTTAATCGTCGAATCCGTAAAGATGGCTGAACCAATAACCGTTAACATGTAGATGAATCCGCCTACCGACAGGATCGCACCTAGATAACCTGCAAGCTTGAGTGGTTTATACGAAAATGAAGTAATGCCATCCAGACTTAGCTTCAGCATGCGCTTTAGTGGATACTTGGTTTCGCCTGCCAGACGTTCATCGCGTTCATATTCAATAGCCGTCTGACGAAATCCGACCCAACTGACCAGTCCGCGCACAAACCGGTTTTTCTCCGGAAGACGTTTCATCTCATCACATACTTTGCGGTCAATCAGGCGAAAATCTCCAGTGTCTACCGGGATATCCGTATCCGTTGAGGCACGAAGTACACGATAGAACAGACTGGCCGACCATTTCTTGAAGCGGGTTTCCCCGCTGCGTCTGGTGCGACGGGCATATACGACTTCATAGCCCTCTTTCCATTTGGCGATCATATCCAGTATCAGTTCGGGAGGGTCCTGCAGATCCGCATCGATAATCACCACCGCATCCCCCACTGCATAATCCATACCCGCTGTTATCGCAATCTGATGTCCGAAGTTCCGGGCAAAATCAATCAGTTTCACACTCTCGTCCCAACGAGCATAATCACGGATCATCTGTGCGCTTCGATCCATGCTGCCATCATTGACAAACAGCAGTTCATAGCTCTCTCCTGTGCTGCCCATGACCTTCTTCAGACGCCGATAAGTCTCCTCAATCACCGCTTCCTCGTTATACATGGGAATAATAATGCTGTATCGGTACGCGCGAGCCATGTTTGACCCCTCCCTTTTCCAAATTTACACTGCCACTTCAATGACAGAATAACCTTCCAAGCGCTCTTATCGTGTAAATGATTAGTTCAATTTATATAGCTACAATTTCACTTCATACAAGGTGGTCTGTCCGTTGAATCCGAACCCGAATCCAAACCCAAGTCCAGCTTCATTCTCTGTATCTCCATTATTCATGGACCCGTTGTCCGTACCTGTCTTCCATTCTGATGTTGGGATCTCGGTTCCGTGCTCTTTGATCCAATCGCTAATGTCCGAGTTCCCTCCGCGGCCACCCATGCCACCTACCATGAAGTACTTCACTTGCCCACTCTTCACGAGTTGCTCCAGTTCCTCTGTGGTGTACACGGGGTCTGAGCCGGAGAAACCTCCAAGCGTAATTACAGATGCTCTCGCATCAATGATGTAGGGTGCTGCCTGATTATAGTCCGTGGTGGCGAAGAGATACGTTTCGCCTGTATTGTGTTCTTTCAGATAATTTAATGTAACTGTATCCACTCCTTCGTTACGGTTACCCATTCCGCCACGGCCACCCGCCGTAGGCATTTCTGTGTCACCTGCAACGTTCCCCATTGGCATGCCCATTCTGGCTCCACCAAACATGCTATTGGAACCTGTAGGTCCTGCTGCCGGAATCATGCTGTTCCCACCATAAGTAATCGGGGTGAATGCCCAGTAGACCGGACCGATCAGCATGACCGCGAATCCCGCGACAATGAAGCCCTGTTTCCATCGATGTGTGCGATGAAGCATAACGACCAGGATGACCGTGATCAGAATGCCTGCAATCAACTCACTGATGGACCAGCCCGCACCGATCGTATCGTTATACACCTGCATGATATACCAGCCGAACAGTGTCGTCAGCAGTACGGACAGCGGAAGTAACCATGCCTGCCTGCCATTGCGATCACTATATGACTTCCACATCGCTACAAACCCTGCGCCGGTCAGCGCTGCAATAGGAGGTGCAAGCATGATCAGATAATACTGATGGAAGAAGCCTGCCACACTGAAAAAGGCAGCAACCGGAAGCAGCCAGGCCAGCCAGAACAAGGCTTCCTTGTGCTTGTTGGTTATATTTCTCCGTCTTAACCCTGCAAATATGGCAATGCACCCAAGCAGCACAACTGGCAATAGCCAACTTGCCTGACCTGACAATTCTGTCTGGAACAGACGCAGAGGACCTTTCTCCCCTGTACCAAACATTCCGCCCATGCCTCCGCCACCGTTACCGCCAAAATTTCTTCCGTTTGGCATTTCCATATCATTCGGCATCTGTCCGTTCGGTAAATTACCATTCGGCCCATTCATGCCGCCCATGGCATTCATGCCATTTGAAGCATTTGGATTATCGTTGTCTGCTGCATTGGCATCTCGTCCAGCGCCTGGGGAACCACTATTCGTCTGATTAGGAGTTGAGGTCATATCCCCTCGAATGCCACGGTTATTTCCCTGTCCGGTACCATTTGGCATACCCGCGTTACCTGAAGTATTCTGCTGACCGGTTAGCCGGGCCAGGCCATTGTATCCAAATGCCAGTTCCATAACCGAGTTCGTTTCACTGCTTCCGATATAAGGTCGCTCGTCTTCCGGTATGGAATCCACAGTGACCGCCCAGGATAATGAAACCACCGCCAGAATAGCTGTGCTGCCGATCAGCAGAATGATCTTCCTTCTCCACTTCGCCTGAAATGCGAGCAGATAGAACAAGTAGAAGGCTGGCAGAATCATGTAGGCTTGAAGCATTTTCATATTAAAGGCTAAGCCGATCAACCCAAAGGCAACCAGAATGCGCCAAGCACTGCCTTGTTTGCTGCCTTTAAACAAAAACCATGAACCCAGCAGCAGTGTAAACACCAGCATGCTGTCAATATTGTTGGTCCGGCTGACTGCCGCCACGACAGGCACAGTCGCCATTGCAAGTGCCGAGATTCGTGCTGCTGCAAGACCATATGTAGGCTTCACCATGAAATAGATCAGCAGCACCGAACCGATCCCCGCTAATACCTGCGGCAAAATTACGCTCCATCCGTGCAATCCGAATACATAGGCAAAGGCCGTCTGGATCCAGAAGACAACCGGCGGTTTGTCAACAGTTACGGAGCCTGCCGAGTCGAGTGAAGCATAGAAAAAGTTATGGAAGTTACTGAGCATACTCCCAACAGCAGTCGTATAGTAGGAATTGGCATACTGATCATTCCAGATGCCGTACCCGTTCAGAAATGCCGCCAGTAATACAATCGGCAGAAGGACAAAATCCATCCTTCTTTTGGTGTTATTCAATGTCATTCACTCCTTATTCGTTCTTCATGTCTACTATTGTGACATGCCAAAATAAAGCTGGGATG
Protein-coding sequences here:
- a CDS encoding GtrA family protein, with amino-acid sequence MTKRLVTLFKFGIVGVANTALDAVVFAILAAVGVPVLIAQVISYSCGVVNSYWLNGSWTFGMRREGAAIEPNVFVFSSRISLFLRYPR
- a CDS encoding glycosyltransferase family 2 protein, whose translation is MARAYRYSIIIPMYNEEAVIEETYRRLKKVMGSTGESYELLFVNDGSMDRSAQMIRDYARWDESVKLIDFARNFGHQIAITAGMDYAVGDAVVIIDADLQDPPELILDMIAKWKEGYEVVYARRTRRSGETRFKKWSASLFYRVLRASTDTDIPVDTGDFRLIDRKVCDEMKRLPEKNRFVRGLVSWVGFRQTAIEYERDERLAGETKYPLKRMLKLSLDGITSFSYKPLKLAGYLGAILSVGGFIYMLTVIGSAIFTDSTIKGWPSIVSIMLMFNGFILIMLGILGEYVGRIYDETKARPLYIVRDVVQAEGQQAQSRLTARVAHHD
- a CDS encoding glycosyltransferase family 39 protein, producing MDFVLLPIVLLAAFLNGYGIWNDQYANSYYTTAVGSMLSNFHNFFYASLDSAGSVTVDKPPVVFWIQTAFAYVFGLHGWSVILPQVLAGIGSVLLIYFMVKPTYGLAAARISALAMATVPVVAAVSRTNNIDSMLVFTLLLGSWFLFKGSKQGSAWRILVAFGLIGLAFNMKMLQAYMILPAFYLFYLLAFQAKWRRKIILLIGSTAILAVVSLSWAVTVDSIPEDERPYIGSSETNSVMELAFGYNGLARLTGQQNTSGNAGMPNGTGQGNNRGIRGDMTSTPNQTNSGSPGAGRDANAADNDNPNASNGMNAMGGMNGPNGNLPNGQMPNDMEMPNGRNFGGNGGGGMGGMFGTGEKGPLRLFQTELSGQASWLLPVVLLGCIAIFAGLRRRNITNKHKEALFWLAWLLPVAAFFSVAGFFHQYYLIMLAPPIAALTGAGFVAMWKSYSDRNGRQAWLLPLSVLLTTLFGWYIMQVYNDTIGAGWSISELIAGILITVILVVMLHRTHRWKQGFIVAGFAVMLIGPVYWAFTPITYGGNSMIPAAGPTGSNSMFGGARMGMPMGNVAGDTEMPTAGGRGGMGNRNEGVDTVTLNYLKEHNTGETYLFATTDYNQAAPYIIDARASVITLGGFSGSDPVYTTEELEQLVKSGQVKYFMVGGMGGRGGNSDISDWIKEHGTEIPTSEWKTGTDNGSMNNGDTENEAGLGFGFGFGFNGQTTLYEVKL